One segment of Phragmites australis chromosome 13, lpPhrAust1.1, whole genome shotgun sequence DNA contains the following:
- the LOC133888597 gene encoding 3-oxoacyl-[acyl-carrier-protein] reductase 4-like, producing the protein MAASTTAAVSSPAAVVAHSTRAASRRGFVTFGGAARSPALRSGRGFSGVLTHVAAVEAVVKDATKLEAPVVVVTGASRGIGKATALALGKAGCKVLVNYARSSKEADDVSKEIEAAGGEAITFEGDVSKEADVESMMKAALDKWGTIDVLVNNAGITRDTLLMRMKKSQWQDVIDLNLTGVFLCTQAATKVMMKKKKGRIINIASVVGLTGNIGQANYSAAKAGVIGFTKTVAREYASRNINVNAIAPGFIASDMTAELGEELEKKILSTIPLGRYGQPEEVAGLVQFLALNPAASYITGQVLTIDGGMVM; encoded by the exons ATGGCCGCCTCCACCACTGCGGCAGTCTCCTCCCCGGCGGCAGTCGTCGCCCACTCCACCCGCGCCGCCTCCCGCCGGGGGTTCGTCACGTTCGGTGGCGCCGCCCGCTCGCCCGCGCTGCGGTCCGGCCGCGGGTTCTCCG GTGTCCTAACACATGTTGCAGCTGTTGAAGCAGTTGTAAAAGATGCTACTAAGCTGGAAGCTCCAGTTGTTGTTGTTACAGGTGCCTCCAGAGGGATTGGGAAGGCCACTGCATTAGCTCTTGGAAAAGCTGGTTGCAAG GTCCTGGTGAACTATGCCCGGTCCTCAAAAGAGGCTGATGATGTCTCCAAAGAG ATTGAAGCAGCTGGTGGTGAGGCTATCACCTTTGAAGGGGATGTTTCAAAAGAAGCTGATGTGGAGTCTATGATGAAAGCG GCTCTTGATAAATGGGGAACAATAGATGTGCTGGTAAATAATGCAG GGATTACACGGGACACATTATTGATGCGGATGAAGAAATCTCAGTGGCAAGATGTTATTGATCTGAATCTTACTGGTGTCTTTCTGTGTACACAG GCTGCCACAAAAGtaatgatgaagaagaaaaag GGAAGAATCATCAATATAGCATCAGTGGTTGGCCTTACTGGGAATATTGGCCAAGCTAATTACAGTGCGGCCAAGGCTGGGGTGATTGGCTTCACAAAAACAGTTGCTAGGGAATATGCAAGTAGAAATATCAAT GTGAATGCTATTGCACCAGGATTCATTGCATCTGATATGACTGCCGAACTTGGAGAGGAGCTTGAGAAGAAAATCTTGTCAACTATTCCATTGG GGAGATATGGCCAACCAGAGGAAGTTGCGGGCTTGGTCCAGTTTTTGGCCCTTAATCCAGCGGCTAGCTATATCACCGGACAG GTGCTCACCATTGATGGAGGGATGGTAATGTAA